The Pseudomonadota bacterium genome contains a region encoding:
- a CDS encoding paraslipin, which yields MEGLILVIVFGLLVIFTIALGVRIVPQGSKYVVQRLGKYHKTLNPGMNIVIPYIDNVAYKVSTKDQIIDTERQEVISMDNAVLQVNAVAFINVISPEKSVYGVENYRLGIQNLVQTTLRSIIGEMKLDDALSSRDQIKAKLKAGISDDLADWGITLRGVEIQDIAPSPTMQQAMEAQAAAERQRRATVTKAEGDKAAVILEAEGRLAAAERDAKAKEVQAEASKNAIQAVLGGAGADKADLVIGYLLGESYIKAIERQAASANAKTVLLPADLLGAVRGLLGGAAKP from the coding sequence ATGGAAGGTTTGATTTTAGTCATCGTTTTCGGACTTCTGGTCATTTTCACGATCGCTCTCGGAGTGAGGATTGTTCCCCAGGGCAGCAAATATGTCGTGCAGCGTCTGGGTAAATATCACAAGACGCTTAATCCCGGAATGAACATCGTCATTCCTTACATCGACAACGTCGCCTACAAGGTGAGCACCAAGGATCAGATTATCGACACCGAACGTCAAGAGGTTATTTCCATGGACAATGCCGTTCTGCAGGTTAATGCCGTGGCCTTCATCAACGTGATCAGTCCGGAAAAGTCGGTTTACGGGGTCGAGAATTACCGACTTGGTATTCAGAACCTGGTTCAGACGACGTTGCGTTCGATTATCGGCGAAATGAAGCTCGACGACGCCCTGTCCTCGCGCGACCAGATCAAAGCCAAACTCAAGGCCGGAATTTCCGACGACCTGGCCGACTGGGGCATTACCCTGCGCGGCGTGGAGATTCAGGATATCGCTCCGTCACCGACCATGCAGCAGGCCATGGAAGCCCAAGCCGCCGCCGAGCGCCAGCGCCGGGCCACGGTGACCAAGGCCGAGGGCGACAAGGCAGCGGTGATTCTTGAAGCCGAAGGCCGCCTGGCTGCGGCCGAGCGTGACGCCAAGGCCAAGGAGGTGCAGGCCGAGGCCTCGAAAAACGCCATTCAGGCGGTGTTGGGGGGCGCGGGTGCCGACAAGGCCGATCTGGTTATCGGCTATTTGCTGGGGGAAAGCTACATCAAGGCCATCGAGCGGCAGGCCGCGAGTGCCAATGCCAAGACGGTTCTGTTGCCGGCCGACTTGCTGGGCGCGGTTCGCGGCCTACTCGGGGGAGCGGCGAAACCCTAA
- a CDS encoding NfeD family protein, giving the protein MQFLYWHWLVFGMILILAELFIPSFTIVWFGLGAMGVGLLAWVGISPGLKWQLLLWILFSVGFTAAWFLWINPLSKDRTKAGNAREALLGQRCLLTRAPSAPGGRGECRFSVPILGSDTWPCLLEGEAGVGDAVLVKEVLGNAVLVVPATSAAVRVDS; this is encoded by the coding sequence GTGCAATTTCTCTATTGGCATTGGCTGGTTTTCGGGATGATTTTGATTCTGGCCGAACTCTTCATACCGTCCTTTACCATTGTCTGGTTTGGGCTGGGAGCCATGGGTGTCGGTCTACTTGCCTGGGTTGGCATTTCTCCGGGCCTGAAGTGGCAGCTTTTGTTGTGGATTCTGTTTTCGGTCGGCTTCACGGCGGCCTGGTTCCTCTGGATCAATCCTCTGTCCAAGGACAGGACCAAGGCCGGAAATGCCCGGGAAGCCCTGCTTGGTCAACGTTGCCTGTTAACCCGGGCGCCCAGTGCGCCCGGCGGGCGCGGGGAATGCCGGTTCAGCGTACCGATTCTCGGCTCCGATACCTGGCCGTGTCTGCTTGAAGGGGAGGCCGGGGTCGGGGATGCCGTGCTAGTCAAGGAGGTTCTGGGCAATGCCGTGCTGGTCGTTCCCGCAACCTCGGCGGCGGTACGGGTTGATTCCTGA
- a CDS encoding MGMT family protein: MEAQDVFAGTAFADKVYELLRRVPPGRVTTYRELARALGTRAYRGVGQALRRNPYAPEVPCHRVVAASGRIGGFRGRSEGPEIAEKIRLLAAEGVECEAGRVKNLAAVSFDFS; encoded by the coding sequence ATGGAAGCACAGGACGTGTTTGCCGGCACCGCCTTTGCCGATAAGGTTTACGAGCTGTTGCGCCGGGTGCCGCCCGGGCGCGTGACGACCTACCGGGAGCTCGCGCGGGCGTTGGGTACCAGGGCCTATCGAGGGGTTGGTCAGGCCCTGCGCCGCAACCCTTACGCCCCGGAGGTTCCCTGTCACCGGGTGGTGGCCGCGAGCGGGCGGATCGGCGGTTTCAGAGGCCGGAGCGAGGGGCCAGAGATCGCTGAGAAGATCAGGTTGTTGGCTGCGGAAGGGGTTGAGTGTGAGGCGGGCCGGGTTAAAAATCTGGCCGCCGTCAGCTTTGATTTTTCCTGA